A stretch of DNA from Acidobacteriota bacterium:
GGGCAAACAGCGCGACGAGGGCAAGCTGGACCACTTCATTTTTTCCGCGAATAACGCTCTGAACAGACTCCCGCACGCGGCGGAGCAGTTCGGTTGATTCAGTAACTGTTGGATTGGCCGGCGTCTTTTCCATATCGTCTGGAGGCCGTTGATGGGCGGGACGCTTGTCCCATCATCATGCAAGCGCCATGCCGCGGAGGGCGGGGGCCCGGGTGGGGAATCGTCTGCCCGATTGTCCTGCCGCCAACAGCAGGTCCCGTTGCTTTTGCGTCTCCATCACAGAACACTTCGGCCGGCGCCGCCTGGTTCTTGAGAAAATCCGCATATCGAAGGGCATAGTGGAAGTCTACACCGCACCTGACCCGCCGGCCATAAAACGCAAAGCGCGGCGTAAATTGCTACCCGCAGGTCAGCAGGACGCCGGAAAAGTTTTTTGTGGGAAACTCTCACGGCGAGTCTGCGCGCGGTGTGCAGGCGGGGAGCTTCTGCCCTTCTAAGAGGCCGCGCTAGACCAGGGCGGTGAAATCTGCTATTTTGAATAACCACGGGCGATTAACTCAGCGGTAGAGTGCCACCTTCACACGGTGGAAGCCACAGGTTCGAGTCCTGTATCGCCCACCATTTTCAGCCTTTAAGGAATGAATGATTCAGGCCAGTCTTCGGGCAGCGCCCGAGTGCACAGGTCCGAGTCGGTCACCAGTCCGATTTGCCCAAATGTAGCTGGGGCGAGGAGCGTCGAATGAGAATCCTGTTGCAGCAAAGCTGCATCTTCCTACTGCTGTTTTTTGCCGGTACTTTTAACCATTTACTTCTCGCTCAGGACCAGGCGCTGAAGGCCGTTTATCCCGCAGGATACAAGTCCAAGAACCTGCCCTACAGTCCCGCCGTGCTTGCAGGCAACACCCTTTACGTTTCCGGGCAAGGTTCGTTGAATGGTGCCGGGAACATGCCGGAGGATTTTCGCGGCCAGTTCCGCCAGGCCCTTCAGAACCTGCAGAATGTGCTGCGAGGGACGGGAATGGATTTTGGAAATATTGTCTGGCTGAACGTATACCTCACCGACATGGGCAATCTTTCGGCCATGAACCAGGTCTATTGGAACACTATCGGCGCGAACCCTCCGGCGAGGACTATCCTGCAAATTGCCGCGCTGCCCGCCGGGCAAAAAGTGGAAATCAATTGCATTGCCGTCGCGGACACGCACCCGAGGCGTGAGATCTGGCCGTCCGGGTGGAAGCGAGGCCCGCACATCGATCCTCCAGCAATCCTGGCTGGAGACGTTCTCTACATATCGGCGCAGGGAGACAGTAATCCTTTGACAGGAAAGCGCCCCTCCGACTTTCCGGGCGAAGTCAAACAAGCTCTCGATAATGTTGGCGAGGTCCTGAAGGCGGCCAACATGAGTTATAAGAACGTCGTGTGGGTCAACCCCTACATGGAGGCGGGTAGCAGGCAGTCTTATGGGGAGATGAACAAGGTTTACGCCACTTATTTCGAATTTGGCGATACGCCGGGGCGCGGCACCATCAACGTGGCAGGCCTTCCAAATGGGGAGCATATTGTTTTCAGTTGTATCGCCGGCGCAGACCTCGCGAAGCGCAAGGCAGTGAAGCCGCGCAACATGCCTCCCAGCCCGAC
This window harbors:
- a CDS encoding RidA family protein, encoding MRILLQQSCIFLLLFFAGTFNHLLLAQDQALKAVYPAGYKSKNLPYSPAVLAGNTLYVSGQGSLNGAGNMPEDFRGQFRQALQNLQNVLRGTGMDFGNIVWLNVYLTDMGNLSAMNQVYWNTIGANPPARTILQIAALPAGQKVEINCIAVADTHPRREIWPSGWKRGPHIDPPAILAGDVLYISAQGDSNPLTGKRPSDFPGEVKQALDNVGEVLKAANMSYKNVVWVNPYMEAGSRQSYGEMNKVYATYFEFGDTPGRGTINVAGLPNGEHIVFSCIAGADLAKRKAVKPRNMPPSPTASPGVLYGNTLYLSAKDGFIPGQGLVTSEFDLQLRQSMRNLLDGLEEADMDFSNVVWSTVYLRGMQDYGPMNGLYKTFFQGMFPARTTLQQNFETGVPGAEQISVIAVGTKPAK